A genomic window from Acidimicrobiia bacterium includes:
- a CDS encoding cell division/cell wall cluster transcriptional repressor MraZ — translation MGLYLGEYRHSVDQKGRIILPVKFRDAMRAGCVITKGQDRCLVLYDLGGWQEYAQQIRSLSKMDQKVRAFARSIFGSAADVVPDGQGRVLVPPKLREYAGIDKEVVIAGVDDHIEIWDAETWDGVTLEADAHLQEVSQSLADLQRGS, via the coding sequence TTGGGTTTGTACCTAGGCGAGTACCGGCACTCGGTAGACCAGAAAGGGAGGATCATCCTTCCCGTGAAGTTTCGTGACGCCATGCGGGCCGGCTGCGTTATCACCAAAGGGCAGGACAGGTGTTTGGTCCTCTACGACCTGGGAGGCTGGCAAGAGTACGCACAGCAAATTCGCTCGCTTTCGAAGATGGACCAGAAAGTGAGAGCTTTTGCCCGCTCAATCTTCGGTAGTGCAGCCGACGTGGTGCCTGATGGACAAGGCAGGGTGCTCGTGCCACCAAAGTTGAGGGAGTACGCGGGAATCGACAAAGAAGTGGTCATTGCAGGTGTCGATGACCATATAGAGATTTGGGATGCTGAAACGTGGGACGGCGTCACTCTCGAAGCCGACGCACACTTACAGGAGGTGTCCCAGAGCCTGGCCGACCTGCAAAGGGGCAGCTAA